The following are encoded together in the Bradyrhizobium sp. CCGUVB1N3 genome:
- a CDS encoding DUF1127 domain-containing protein: protein MSTTYSATRLDRRLASARRVVRFLERHWEAFQERRKRARRRDALFDLGDRELTDIGISRGEIDYVASNPNIDPRGVRSIPSTMF, encoded by the coding sequence ATGAGCACGACCTACAGTGCAACGCGGTTGGACAGGCGGCTTGCTTCTGCGCGGCGCGTCGTCAGATTCCTGGAAAGACATTGGGAGGCGTTTCAAGAGCGGCGCAAGCGCGCGCGGCGGCGCGACGCGCTGTTCGATTTGGGTGACCGGGAATTGACCGACATCGGCATTTCGCGTGGTGAGATCGACTACGTCGCCTCGAACCCAAATATCGACCCGCGCGGCGTCCGATCGATCCCGTCGACGATGTTCTGA